The Daphnia pulex isolate KAP4 chromosome 6, ASM2113471v1 genome contains the following window.
GGACAGTcggattttttgaaaatattgcaACCTTATatctaagtttcaaacacatgatAAATCCACATTCATTTCATGATGTGAGATCTAGGGTTTCAATATCCAAACATATGCtttaaatttgtaatatttttaccTCAAGATCATCTTCATCAGATTAATAATGGATATAATTTATCCAAAGAAAGAACAATCCACTGACGCGAGAATAAAAACTGGGGGAGGGAGTTTGTTGTTTCGGGTTGTTAAGCAGAATACGACGACAATAGAATCTAAACCATCCCTGTGAAAGCGATAACACAAAATATAAACGTGATCAACATAACTTCAAGGattgaaaaactaaataaataatcatttaGATGAGATCTATTTACAAGGGAAGAGGAGACATTTTGAAATCTGCAACCCACATGGACGAGGTTAACTAAGGTTTGGGGGATTCCGACAGGATGGGCCACAGAGGATTACCTGATTAAGAAATCGATCGTGCCCCCAGCACTTTTGAAAGAATAACACGTGTGAGCATGAGTCGGTGCTAGTTTTTGCTGCCATTTCtgtcgaatttcgcaaaacgCGCGTTCCATTTCTGTCATGGGGAGTTAGCAAATTGTGGATTCaacattgatttcttttttcataagtGACGGAGGCGTCTTTTCGGTTTTTCTCTTTGGACCTCTTTAATTTGAGGTGCTAATTCATCAATGTGAATCTAGTTGGGCGCCTTTTTCGATCATTGGATACACCGGCATTTGATGCAGGAGGAGGTGCGAGATATCATTGGACATACAGAGATAAGAGGGCCATctataaacaacaaatttaatgaattcaaaacaCTTCAGAAAATATAATTGCAAAATCATCTTGAGTATGAGTGACGATTGGCCAGGATCCAGCTCTTAATCCGCTTCTCCTGGAGAATGTGGTCACGTAGGGTAACTTGTGCCAGACAGAAGAGAAGCATCCTAGCTCAAATAGGACGAATGGAAATTGGAATGGTGGGCAATTGCAACAACATAGGATGAACAGTCTGCAATATGACAGCAtggttgcaaaaaaaaaaacgtccgtTTAAACTCACTGCAACCTGGAATGGAGAACTTGTGAAACAAGCCAACAAGTACCATTTTTGGTGTCTCTGTCCTCTGATGCCTAGTTTTAGCGAAAGTGGATAGCTCGTCGGGTCCTGGTTGACATATGTCTTGTGTCGGCCGTGCAtacacaatttgaaaatggcgtTGGCTGGTAAAAGAGATTGAGATTTGGTGGGGGAGAGGGGGTTCACCTCCTTGGTAACGAATCCACCAGAATCATTAATCGCAAGTCAACATATGCGCACTCCACAATGGCAGTCTTGAAGTGTATGGAATAAGTTTCGTTAACAGTTGGTGTACCAGTAATAGATAGTTCTTAGCTGACTCTTCTTTGGATTTGGATTCTACATACTTGTAACGTCAAATCGCCATCTGCAACGCATGATTTGTTTACCGTAACTTTTTCAGTTACCATTTTGTTCCCTTTGTTTTGATTCATAAACAGATCAGGCTTGTCATCTTCTCTCTCAACTTAGATGACCGTCTTAAGGGCTTTTCTAGCAACTCACTCATTCAAATCTTGAGAGGATTCGATGTTAGCCTACTAAAACATAGCAAATTATGGGCGTCTTTTATGACAAAACTAAATTTCTGTATGCACCTTTATGCTTTTTTGTCGACTGGAAGGAACCTGTTTCAATATTTCTTGCCTCAAGCTGCATTTTCTCATGACAAAGggccttttcaaattttgtcttGACGAATTGCATGCAGCCATTTAAGTTGACATGGCTGCTCAAGTAGTACCACATCTTACAGTCCTCCACGCCAAGTTTTTCAACCACTGCCAATTTCTTCCCGGCTGCCACTTTAACGGTGTCTTATATAACGACCCACTATATATGCAGCCCATGTCGGTCATAGTACAAAGATTTCagaatctgaaaagaaaaaaaacaaacaattatgTTAAACTACTCTTACACTTGGAGAATACATACAATCAAGAGTTGCCAAAATCTGCTCGTTATGCAGGAACTGTAGGACGAGAAAGTCGAGAagattagtttttatttttaaacctgGAACCCGTAGGCGGAAACTGGTCCGTATGTTGACGATCCCGAAACTTTTTACAATAACGTCAACATTCTTCTCACTGGCTAGCATTTTGTCTTCAACAGAAAGGCATATTTCATTGCTTGATGTGGAAgtgtacaaatttttttaacttccatGTAGATTGGAAAAAGCAATTCGGGCTACATTTTTCTGGAAAAGAAGTGTACAGGATCAACCAGCAGGTACTTTTCCATCACTGGATTCTTCAAAAGCACAAGACAACACCAACTATGACTTAAAAAGCTTAGACTAGTATTTGAGCTAATGTGATGATGGCCCAATAATAAAGACACAGAATAAAATTTTCGGCTTCTTGCACTTTTTCACCATGGAGAAGTTGAATGACTGAATGTCCAGTGCAGGTGAAACAATGCAAATCTCATTTTGCATAAATGTGATGTGATAATGCTGGATTGACACCAACGTTTCCTTGACATGAATGATTCTCTTAAACCACGTGCAGGGATGCGGGACAACCACTGATAAGTATTGGACAATCGAATCGAGAAACAAAGAAGACTTTGCGTAAACGGACTTCATTACCAAATGCTCGCCACAATCTAACCGTAAGCGTAAtaagacaaacaacaacataacaATAATATATCAAACAATAACCTACCTTTCACTAATTAGAAGCAGTGAATCTgtggtttttactttttacttttgcaCTGCAGACGAACTGTCAAACGGTTGCCATTGGCAACTTgccaacattttaaaaaataccttttttgcGGGAAAAATCCGATGTTCCGAACGTGGCGGCACCTGGTGTCAGCTATcaagcttttttatttgaaattcgtcTGCTGCAATGTGGTGGTAAAATCATGGTGAAGTtgttctgaattttttttatacaatagcaaaaacggaaaaatcaaCATACTCTGAAGAAATATCTCATCATGGAGTTAACTGTCGAAAATTTAGAGAAAGCCGTTAgtcatttttatcaaaattcgGCCACACAGTCTCAACTTAACTTGTGGTTGACTGCTGCCCAGTCATCGGCTCAAGCATGGATATTCGGATGGCAACTTCTTGATCagtcaaaagtaaaataataaaaaatataagttAAGCTTgtgattgttttttctaaattttatatGTTACATATCTAATAGCCGGTGGAGGTGCAGTACTTTGGAGCTAGCTCATTGCAGATAAAAATCTCTAGATTTTGGCAAGAAATTCCAGCTGACAATTATGCAGCTTTCAGAGAAAAACTAATCGATGCTGTTATGTTTTATGCAAATGGACCCAAAATTGTACTAACTAGATTATGCCTTGCAGTAAGTGAAACAAAGAATCTCAAAGTATTTTACAGAGTTTTACTTATGTTGGTTCTTGAAAACAAGCTGTCATCCATGATTTTGCACTCTATTCCTGATCAATGGACTAGTCCTTTGAGCGATTTCATATCAATATTGCAACGTGCCAGTGGAGGTAGCCAACTAAAACCACAACATGTAAATCTATTGTTAGAGATATTGACTGTTCTTCCGGAAGaggtttgatttttaatttattttctaaacgtatttatttaatattaatctATTTGTTGAATCAGTTTCAAAGTATGCGATTAGcacatgaaagaaaaattgctaTCAGAGGAGAACTACTTAAAGCAGTTAAAGATGGTATAAATGTGTTAAAACTTAAAGATAAAACAACAGTTTAAGTTGCTTAGCTTTTCCCCTCACAGTACTGCCAATTTTACGTGAAGTTATTTGCCGTGGAATTCATCGTGAAACACCGGTTTCTTCAGATGACGAATCAACTTCTCAATCCGGCATTAAGTGTTTTTCGTCGTGGATTCAACATGGAGTTGGAGTCGGCTTAGACGAAAGCCTCCATTTGGTAGAACCTTTATTGGCAGCGGCCCGTAATCCCAATATGACAGAAACATCACTGGAAGCATTAACTCATCTACTGAATCACCCTGAAACTCACCGTTATCCAAATTTGCTCATGGACATGCTGAACCAGCTGCTCTCGCTTCAAGACCATATTCAGCTGTTGAGGTATTTTGCATTACGTCTAACATTTATATCtgcattacaaaaaaaaatgtctgtgAATTTCTTAGACGTGAAGGAGACTTGGAGGGTGCAGCTCACATCTATGCTACGCTTGCGGCTTTTGGCGAGAGCCACTCTCGTCTTCTGTTGGATGCAGTTCTAGAAGACGGATTAAAGAAGGAGAATGTTCTTCAACTGATACAAATCATGTTGGAGAGCACCGGAACTCCTGGTCGATATCCTCTAGACGAGAACTGCAGTCACTTGGCTTTTAGTTTCTGGTAattgcccctttttttttaattattattcgtTGATTGCCtgataaaattattattttttttttccatcaggTACATTCTTCAAGATGATATTTGTACTTCACCtgttgacaaacaaaaaatctatcAGTCATTATTTGGTCCCGCGTACTTGACTCTGGTCGATATTTTGATGACCAAATCAATGATAGCAATTGATCAGTCGGATTGGACCCCTGACGATAAGGAAACTTTTCGGTGTTATCGACAGGTATTCGATTCAAAAAGTTCGTCcattaaaattttatcatCTCAATACATGTTGGTAAATGCCAGGATATTGCTGATACGCTAGCTTATTGCTACAAGTTTTTGAGATCCGCAATGATGGAACGTTTGGCCTCTCACCTGGCCTCAACCGTGTCTCAATGTAATCAGAATCCCAATGAGTGGCCTCCATTGGAGGCATGTCTGCATGCTTTAAAAGTAAGATCCTTATTATTTTACACCAGGCCAGTGAACATAACATACCTACAAATGTCACTGAACTAACAGGCGGTCGCTGAGAATGTTGAAGCGGAAGCAGATCTGCTCGTACCTCAGATACTGAGTTTGTTCGGCAGTATTCCATACGGTTCCGGTCATCGCTACGTCGTTAACACGGCCCTTGAGACCCTAGGTGCTTACGCTGAATGGTTGAGTGCACACCCCACCTACTTGGGCCACGTACTacctattcttctttttgggcttAATAACCCCGACGCTGCCCCGGCAGCAACTTTAGCCCTTAAGGTAATTTGCGCATTTGAATGTTACTTTTGATTTCTCTGAGGAACGTAGTGTTATCGAATATTTCTCTGTAGGACATTACGCGAGATTGTCAAATTGGTATTCGGCCGTATGCCGAAGCATTATTGCAAGGTGCTGAACAAGCTCTGCGCCTCGATGATCTCAAAGATAGTGAAAAGGTAGTATATgcaattttgacatttttctatAACTTATGAAACATACGTGATGTGACtgacttgttatttttctttagattcgTTTGATGTATATTTTAGGGAAAGTGTTATCGATTCTTCCTCTGGATATGATAGTGGCCAGTTTGAATCGTGTAGTAGGTCCGTGTGTGGAGGAATTACGAGCTCTATGCACTACCCGTGAACCGGACGCCACTACAAAAATTGTTCTTATTACTCGGCTTAAAATGTATTAATTACTTACAATGttacttacttttttttaattattatttgtacgtttttccttttgtctaTTTCAGGATTGCCACTTTATGCACTACTCTTGATTTGAGAATCTCTAGTGGAGATGATTCTGAAGCTGACGAATCCACTACTCGACAGGTTTTAGCAATCCAGCAACAGCCCGTCCTATTGATTGCACAACAGCTGCTACCTTTTTTGAAAGGTGTTGTTGATCACTGGGGTTCCGATGAACAGATTTCAGAGGTATAAACTGCTTAAGCCGACTATTAGTAATAGTAAAGCTCACGATCtaatactttatttttaaaaattacttattttaattttcagtcCATTTGCTTGGTTGTCAAACATACCGTCTCGACGTTAATGGAAGAATCATTATCTTTTTTGCCAGAATTGGCAGCTGTGATAGTCCAATGTCACCGGTTATCACCGCAAGCAGCTACATTGGACGTGGCCAAAAtgatcattttgatttttagccAGACCTCGAACGACGCTCAGCAGCTTATTAGTGCCTTTCTCTCGGAGATCATAGGAACTACGTTGCAAGTTTGCGGAGTGGACTGCAACACATTGACACTTGATGGAGTTCCATCGATTGATGTTGCCCGCCTCGCTGATAACAATGAGGTCTTGGGTAGTTTTCTCGGTCTACTAACTCAAATCATTAGGAAGAATCCCAAACTATTGATTGGTTCGTCTTACCCTTTGCCATCACTTTTTTATTGTGGTATCGCCGGTTTGACGAGACCAGAATCACCAGTCCTCAAAGCATCTACTCAATTTTTGGTCCACTTCATCACACAAAGCAGAGAGAATCCCGAGTTGGTATCTGTCGTGCAAAATCAAGGCCTACTACTGGTTACTCAACTTTTAAGCTGCATAggtaagtaaaataaatatttctttggTGTTTGGATCATTCTAACATGTCGTACATTTTACTCCAGGAGGGGAATCTCCTCGAGCTCTTGTGGAGCACACGGCCGATGTTATTTTGGCCCTTAACAAGAAATACTTCGACAGTCTTTGTCGATGGATGAGTGCATCGCTTGGTCGTGAACGTTTTCCATCGGCCCTTGTCAACcaaattcaaaaggaaaatttttgcCGGTCTATCCTTAAGTAGGCATATATAAGATTTCTGCTAACTTTTAGCGTTCACTTGTGCATTAATTAACATGTTTGTTATCCTGCCCCAGggaaaaatctaacaagagAAGACTGCAAGACATTGTAAGAGAGTTCTCGCTACAATGCCGAGGACTTGATGGTACTGAGTACTCGGAACAGACAAATCGATTACTTCCttgaaattttataaacaATTTGATGTAATTTGTATATCTTTCTCGTCATTACAAATCCGCTCGAAATATCAACTTGTGtaccttttcaaaaattctttctGGAATGGGCTTCCTTcgaccaaacaaataaaaccaGGAGTACCCCCTTGAACAACAtacctttaaagaaaaattaagtcATAAGCgattaaaatatataatttagGTATGAAAATATTACGTGTTTTGGGACAGCACAGTCTTCAATGAACTATTCGGATCAACAACATGAAGTTTCCCGCTATCTCTGTGTTCATAATACATCCGGATTGAAGCTGGATTGTATTTTTTCTCCAGATCCCAAAGTGGTAATTCCTCAAACATCAATTGCAGATGGTCCATAAAGCTACACCacagggaggaaaaaaattaagttagcATTTCATTGAAACTGAgagataaaaatcaataacgaCCAAGTGTCTTCGTGGAATTCCTGAACGAAGTCGGTTTCCCCATACTCTGGATACAAGAAAAGGACTGGCCAAACTAAACAACCGTCGACAAGGTGAACACGTTTCCCAATCCTACGTCagacaaaaatttttacattataAAATAATGCTGATGCAATAACTTTTCGTGACACATACGCAGCAGGATGGCATGGTTCAATGCTTGACAAGTCCAAGATTGCGCGTTCACTatcctttttcctctttaagCCAGTGTTGATTCCACGAACACCTAGGGCGGTAATTAGCTCGTTAAttaaagcttcttcttttctttctgctatctcttcttttctc
Protein-coding sequences here:
- the LOC124196497 gene encoding importin-13-like, with product MELTVENLEKAVSHFYQNSATQSQLNLWLTAAQSSAQAWIFGWQLLDQSKPVEVQYFGASSLQIKISRFWQEIPADNYAAFREKLIDAVMFYANGPKIVLTRLCLALSSMILHSIPDQWTSPLSDFISILQRASGGSQLKPQHVNLLLEILTVLPEEFQSMRLAHERKIAIRGELLKAVKDVLPILREVICRGIHRETPVSSDDESTSQSGIKCFSSWIQHGVGVGLDESLHLVEPLLAAARNPNMTETSLEALTHLLNHPETHRYPNLLMDMLNQLLSLQDHIQLLRREGDLEGAAHIYATLAAFGESHSRLLLDAVLEDGLKKENVLQLIQIMLESTGTPGRYPLDENCSHLAFSFWYILQDDICTSPVDKQKIYQSLFGPAYLTLVDILMTKSMIAIDQSDWTPDDKETFRCYRQDIADTLAYCYKFLRSAMMERLASHLASTVSQCNQNPNEWPPLEACLHALKAVAENVEAEADLLVPQILSLFGSIPYGSGHRYVVNTALETLGAYAEWLSAHPTYLGHVLPILLFGLNNPDAAPAATLALKDITRDCQIGIRPYAEALLQGAEQALRLDDLKDSEKIRLMYILGKVLSILPLDMIVASLNRVVGPCVEELRALCTTREPDATTKIVLITRLKMIATLCTTLDLRISSGDDSEADESTTRQVLAIQQQPVLLIAQQLLPFLKGVVDHWGSDEQISESICLVVKHTVSTLMEESLSFLPELAAVIVQCHRLSPQAATLDVAKMIILIFSQTSNDAQQLISAFLSEIIGTTLQVCGVDCNTLTLDGVPSIDVARLADNNEVLGSFLGLLTQIIRKNPKLLIGSSYPLPSLFYCGIAGLTRPESPVLKASTQFLVHFITQSRENPELVSVVQNQGLLLVTQLLSCIGGESPRALVEHTADVILALNKKYFDSLCRWMSASLGRERFPSALVNQIQKENFCRSILKEKSNKRRLQDIVREFSLQCRGLDGTEYSEQTNRLLP